The genomic region TTATAACGGCAGATACATCAAACTCTGGCTATGATGCTTTAAATGCCGGTTTTGGATTTAATATTTATGCACCACAATTATTAAAAGGTGCACGTTTAGGATTTGAATATGCCTTACCTTTACAACAAAATCTAAATGATGTGCAGCTTAAGAATCAAGATGTTATCACTATAGGATTACAATATTCTTTTTAAAATTGTATAAGATGAAATCACTTTGGACATTAGTATTATTAGTTCTTTTAGCATCATGTAGTGATGAACTTAAAGAGCAAAAAATTGCTTTTGATAATTTAAAGCAACAATCTATGGAGGCGCATGATGTAATTATGCCTAAAATGGGTGACTTAATGGATTTAAGCAATCAATTAAGTCAGAAAATGGACTCTACTAACACTGATTTGATCATGTCTAAAAATAGCGAACTTCAAAAGGCGCATGATGATATGATGACCTGGATGAGAGATTATTCTGAAAAATTCCCTTATGATTATAAACTTCCTAATGATATAAATGCTGTAAATGAGCAATTAGATGTTTTAAAAGAAGAGCATGAAGAGATTGAGGAACTTAAAGTAAGAACACTTAAAGTAATTGATGAGGCGCAAGCCATGCTCAAGTAGTAGATTTCTAAACGATGCAATAACCCCAATAACTAGAGTTTATAATTCTAGTTATTGGGTTTTTATGGTATTATTAATTCACTATTCACAGTTTTTAAATAGGAGATACTTTTCACTAAAGCATCATTTTTGCGTTCTAATTTACTCATCATAATAGCGCCCTCTAAGGTTGCTATATAGACAGCAGTTAATTGATCAGAATCTACTGTAGATTTTATCTGGTTTTTTTTAATTGCACTATCAAAAATTCTTTTAATAGTTGTTTTAAAAGTGACAAGCATACCAAAAGATTGCTGTCTTAAGCCTGCATCTAGATCATCACTTTCGCAGGCACTGTTCATTAAAGGACATCCTCCAGAGTAGGGTGGATGATCTAAGTAATTCTCAAAAAAATTAAATATTACATTCATTTTTGAAGTAAAATCTGATGCATTCTTGAGATCTTTATTGAGAATGTCAAACATTCTTTTACTTAAACTGCGTAGTGCCTGCTGTTCTAAGTCTTCTTTATTTTTAAAATGCTTATAGATTGCCCCTTTTGTAAAGCCTGTAGCGTTTGTGATATCGCTTAGTGAAGTTGCTTTATAGCCTTTAGTATTAAAAAGGTCAGCACTTTCTTTTATGATAATGTCTTTAGTAAGTTGTGGATTTCTCATGCAGTAAAGATACCGCTTGGTATTTAACTTGCATTGTGTTTGAAATATCAGATTTGCACATAGTTATTAACTACTCGCAGCCTAAATCTATTTTAGATTGAACGTCTGCGTTAGGGAAGCAATTTCCAGATAAAACAGTCTCTGGTACATATCTCGTAAGATAAGAGTCGTATAGACTATTCTCGATAAAAAATATTAAATCTTGTATCTCTTCCTCAGTTAAACTTGTTGCACCTTTTTCACTGGCAATTTGAGATAAAGGAACATTATTGTCTTGTAATTGATTCGATAATTTGTATCGTATGACTTCTTCTATACTATTAAAGGTACCACCATGACCGTAGAAATTTGCATCTCTTAAGTTATACAATGTTGGAGTTTTAAATTTATAGTCATCTGCGGGATTGTTTGTGAAACCACCACGACCCTTTTTTACATTATCAAAACCAGCGTCATCTAAAACAACAGCTTCATTACTGTCATCAAAATGGCCAAAACCAAAAGCATGAAACTCTTGATCTTTTAATGCAGGTCCGGTATGGCAGTTCATACATTGAGCCTTACCAGCAAATAGAATTGCGCCTCGCTTTTCTCTTTCGCTTAAGGCTGCATAATCTCCTTTAAGATAATTTTGCCATGGAGCACGATTAGATAATAACGTTCTATTAAACGCTGCAAGTGCTAGAGCAGCTGTTTTTCTAGAGTATCTCTCAAAAGATTGCGTGTTGCTAAATGCTCTATCAAACATTTCACGATAGCCATAGGTGTCCACAAAATTTTCGTCAATTTGTAATCGATGAGTATCCTGACCTACCATACCTTGAATCTCTAGACCTTGAAATCCTAGGTGATTTTCAGGTATATCACTCCATTGTGATTGTGTTCCTGCATTAGTTCCAGTTCCACCTAGCATACCATTCCATAAAGCAACATCTTGATAAGCCACGTTAAGAAGTGTAGGGACTCTTATAGGTTGCAAATCTATAGAGTCTAATGGCATGGTTAAATCAAACTCACGGCTTTCTCCTGCAGCGCCAAAACCACTACCACTTTCACCTATTCCTTGTCGTCTACCAGAGTAAAAGCTAGATGCTACTGGGTGACAGGATGCACAGGCATAGGTACCAGCCATAACGGCCATCTTTGGATTGCCACCACTTGCAGTTTCATGTAGTAACAACCTGCCTAATTCTACTTTCTCTCTGGTAATAGGGTTTAATGGGTCTTGTGGAATCGAGTTGTAATCATTACTATCTGGTAAAATAAAATAATTAATTCCTTGACCTTCAGAATTTTCTAGCAATAATTCTTCTAATCTTATATCAAGTTCAGATTTTGCAGTCTGATAATCATCAATATCATTCTGACAGGAAATGAATGTAAAACTTAATAAAAGAAGAAAGTAAATTTGTTTCATCAAAGAAAATGTGTTGCTTTAAAACTAGTGTAAAATTAACAAAATATTACAACTAGAACAGTTACCTATATTATCTTGTGCACATGAATAAGATGTCCTATTCCTTCAGTAGTTCTAATAAACCAGTATTACTACTCTTACACGGTTTTCTAGGTAGTAAAAATCAATGGACTGCGATGTCAAAATTATGGGTAGAACAATTTGATATTTTATATATTGAGTTACCTGGTCATGGCCAGTCTCCATCTTTAAGTCATTATTCCATAAGTGATTTAGCTTCTGAGATTTCAGAATTCTTGATCAATAATGCTATAGATAAAGTTCACTTTATAGGTCATAGTATGGGTGGTTATGTTGGAGCCGCTTTCGCGAAAGCGTATCCTCAACAACTTTTTTC from Nonlabens arenilitoris harbors:
- a CDS encoding cytochrome-c peroxidase; this encodes MKQIYFLLLLSFTFISCQNDIDDYQTAKSELDIRLEELLLENSEGQGINYFILPDSNDYNSIPQDPLNPITREKVELGRLLLHETASGGNPKMAVMAGTYACASCHPVASSFYSGRRQGIGESGSGFGAAGESREFDLTMPLDSIDLQPIRVPTLLNVAYQDVALWNGMLGGTGTNAGTQSQWSDIPENHLGFQGLEIQGMVGQDTHRLQIDENFVDTYGYREMFDRAFSNTQSFERYSRKTAALALAAFNRTLLSNRAPWQNYLKGDYAALSEREKRGAILFAGKAQCMNCHTGPALKDQEFHAFGFGHFDDSNEAVVLDDAGFDNVKKGRGGFTNNPADDYKFKTPTLYNLRDANFYGHGGTFNSIEEVIRYKLSNQLQDNNVPLSQIASEKGATSLTEEEIQDLIFFIENSLYDSYLTRYVPETVLSGNCFPNADVQSKIDLGCE
- a CDS encoding TetR/AcrR family transcriptional regulator — its product is MRNPQLTKDIIIKESADLFNTKGYKATSLSDITNATGFTKGAIYKHFKNKEDLEQQALRSLSKRMFDILNKDLKNASDFTSKMNVIFNFFENYLDHPPYSGGCPLMNSACESDDLDAGLRQQSFGMLVTFKTTIKRIFDSAIKKNQIKSTVDSDQLTAVYIATLEGAIMMSKLERKNDALVKSISYLKTVNSELIIP